The following is a genomic window from Hymenobacter monticola.
CGGCCGAGGGCTTGCAGCCCAACTTCATCTACGCGCTGCTGCAGGACCGGCAGGGCTACCTCTGGCTGGGCACCGGCGAGGGCTTGGTGCGCTACGACGGCACCCGCTTCGTCACGTTTACTAAAAAAGACGGGCTGGCCGAAGATTTTGTGGTGTCGCTCCGCGAAGAGCCCGCCACCGGCCGGCTCTGGGTGGGCCATTACGAAGGCGGCATTTCGGTAAAGAAAGACGCGGCCAGCGCTTTCACGCCTGCTAAGCTTTCGGCCGTGCCCGCCGCCCTGCACCTGCGCGCCGACGGCCCGGCGCCCGTCGACACCGCTGCCATCGGCCGTTACCTACGGCGATACCATATAACCTTAAGCGAAGGCACCGAACCACTTTGCCTGCTCGCCGACCGCGAGGGCAACACCTGGCTGGGAACCGCCGGCCAGGGCCTGTGGCGCCACTCCGACCTACACTTGCGGCTGGAAGCCCAGCCCGCCTTTCCCAACGGCCAAGCCCCGGCGCTAGCTACCGTGCCCCAAAATCGCCACTCTGAAGCCTGGGGCACCTTCAGCGGCAACCGTTTCTTCCAACTGCGGCCCGGTGCTGGCCCGCTGCTCATGGGCAACGGCTTGGTGCTGCCCCTGCCCGGCGCTCCGGTGAAAACCTTGCTGCCGCGCCCGGCCCGGCTGGGCGGCTTCTGGCTGGGCACTTCCACGGGGCTTTACACCGTAGCCACGCCCGGTCAGAGGGCTGAACCCGTGCCCGGGCTCTCCGGCAATTCCAGTTTTGAAGTCACGGCCTTGGCCTTCGCGCCCGGCTCCGGCTTGTGGGTGGGCACCGCCGACGGCCTTTATTTGGTGCCAACGGATGCGACCAAACCCCTGCGCCACTTCACCACGGCCGAGGGACTGCTCCACAATACCATCACGGCCCTGCTGGCCGACCGCACCGGCCGCGTGTGGGTGGGCACCCACGGCACCGGGCTGGCCTCCTTCGAGCCCGGCCGCAATGCCTTCGATTACGCCCGCCTCACCAAAAAGGGCCTCGATGTAAGCAGCTTCGCCGAAGATGCCGACGGCCGCCTATGGGTCGGCACCGAAGGCCAGGGCTTGTTTTGCCGTCGGCCCACCGGGCAATGGGAGCAATTCACGGGCGGGCGGCTGCCCTCCGACTACATCTACGGCCTACTCCCGCTGCCCGGCTCTACGCCACGCCTGCTGCTGGTGCACCGCCAGGGCCTCACGGTGCTGCACGCCCGCACCCAGCAGTTTTCGCCGTTGGCCGCGCCCGACAACCCGCTGGTGCGCGACTGCCTGGGCCCGTCCGCGCTGGCCCACCGCCCCGGCGGCCCCGCCGGGGCTTGGCTGAGCACCCGCGCCGGCCTGCTTCGCCTCGACCTCACGGCCGGCCTGCGTCAGCTTACGCCCCCGCCGCCTGGCATGGCGCTGCTCGGCGCAGAAGTGGACGGCGAGGCGCGGCCCATGCAGGCATTGGGCCAGCTCTCGGCCACGCGGCACCGGGTAGCTTTTGCCTTTGAAGGAATCAGCCTCAGCGCCGGCGAGCCGCTGCAATACCAGTTTCGCCTGCGCGGCCTGTCCGACGAGTGGAGCCGCCCCAGCCGCGTGGGCGAAGCCCAGTTTCCGGGCCTCGACGCGGGCCGCTACGAGCTACAGGCCCGCGTCCGTCGCGGCAGCACCGGCCCGTGGAGCCGGGTGGTCACGTCGAGCTTTGGCATCGCCACGCCGTTTTGGCGCACGTGGTGGTTTGCGACATTGGCCCTGCTGAGTTTGGGCGGGGTGGTGTTTGGGCTGGTACGGTTTCGGGAGCGCACCCTGCGCCGCACGCAGTATGTGCTGGAACGTACCGTGCGCGAGCGCACCGCCGAGCTGCGCCAGCAGAAGGCCCAGATTGAAGACATCAACGCCGATTTGGTGGTGGCCCGCGACGCGGCCGAAGCCTCGCGCCGGGCCAAGGCGCAGTTCCTGGCCAACATGAGCCACGAAATCCGCACGCCGATGAACGCCGTCATCGGCCTCACCAACCTGCTGCAGGCCACCCGGCCCACCCAGGAGCAGGCCGAGTACCTCACCGCTATCGAGTCGTCGTCGCAAAACTTGCTGGTTATCATCAACGACATCCTCGACAGCTCCAAGATGGAAGCCGGCAAGCTGTCGCTGGAGCAGGTGCCCTTCCGCCTGCCCGAGGCCGTGCGCCGCCTCGGAGCCATGTTTAAGTTTGCTACCGAAAGCAAAGGACTGGCGTTGCACATCAACGTGGCCGATGACGTGCCCGCCGCCGTGGTGGGCGACCCTGTGCGCCTGAACCAGATTCTGGTCAACCTAGTGGGCAATGCCATCAAGTTTACCCGCCAGGGCGGCGTGACAGTAACGGCCGAAGTCGTACCGCAAACCCACCAATCCGCCGACCTGCCCACCCACCAGCTCATCCGTTTCGCGGTGCGCGATACCGGCATCGGCATTCCGCAGGACAAGTTGGGAGCCATTTTTGAGGATTTCTCGCAAGCCAATACTTCCACCACGCGCGAGTTTGGCGGCACCGGTCTGGGGCTGAGCATCGCGCGCAACCTCGTGCAGCTGCACGGCGGCCAGCTCGGCGTGACCAGCGAGGAAGGCCAGGGCTCGGAGTTTTTCTTCGAATTGCCCTACGAGGTGGCCGACGCCAGCGCCGCCCAGCCCGACGCCCATGCCGGCCTGCTCACGCCCTTCGAGCCCGGCCTGCGTGTGCTGGTGGCCGAAGACAACGCCCTCAACCAACTGGTGGCCCGCAAAACCCTCGAAGCCTGGAACGTGCAGGTGGTCATTGCCGAAAACGGCCGCCTGGCCGTGGAAGCTGCCAGCGCCGCCCCCACGCCCTTCGACGCCGTGCTCATGGACGTGCAGATGCCCGAGATGGACGGCTACGAAGCCGCTCGCCGCCTGCGCGCCCTCTTCCCCGATGCGTCCCAGTTCCCCATCATCGGCCTCACCGCTTCGGTGCTGCCCGAAGACCGGGTGCTGGCCCTGGCCGCCGGCATGAACGACACGCTGGCTAAGCCCTTCGAGCCGGCCGTGCTCTACGCGCGCCTCGCCCACTTCACGGGACGGAGCCAGGAGCAGGCGACAGCTTCAGGGCAAGCGGGTATGGGGGTAGGAGGGCAAGAGGGCGCACGCACCGACCCTTTCGAAACCACTCCTGCCCTCCTACCCTCCTACCCTCCTACCCTAAGAATAAAGCCCGATTGGCACCTGCTCGAAGAGCTGGCCGGCGGCAACGAGGGCTTTCTGCGCCAGATTGTAGGCACTTTCCTGGCCGAGGCGCCCGCCTTAGAGGCCCTGCTGGCCACCAACTGCCTCGATAACCCAACCGCCCTGGCGGGCACTGCCCACAAGCTCAAGGGTCAGGTGGCGTACTTTGGCGTGCCGGTGCTGCACACCCAGCTCGACGAGTTGGAGCGGGCTGCCAAGCACCCGGCCCACCCCTACTGCGAGCCGCTGGTTGAGTCCATCCGCCAGCAGCTGGCCGAGCTGTACCCGCAGCTCGAAGCCCGGGCATCCGCTTAGAAATCCGCGGCAACGGTTACTTTCGTTTGCTTAACGCCCTCCTTTTTCTAGCTTATGTCTGCTTCTGTTCTAAGTTGTTTAGTTGTCGACGACGACCCCATGTCGGTGCAAGTGGTGCTCAACTGCATCAACAACACGCCTTTCCTCACCGCCGTCGGCAGCTACACCAACCCTGTTGAAGCCGCCGAGGCCCTGCGCACCCAGCCCGTCGACCTGCTGTTTCTGGACGTGGAAATGCCGCTCATGTCGGGCATTGAGCTATTGCGCACCCTGCAGCACCCGCCCTTGGTGGTGCTCATTACCAGCAGCAAAGACTACGCGGTGCAGGCCTTCGAGCACGCCGTGGTCGACTACCTGGTGAAGCCCGTGAGCTACGCGCGCTTCCTGCAGGCCTCGCAAAAAGCCCTGGAAATGACCGAGCGCCAAGGCTCGGCCGGCGCCGAAAACATCGAAGCCGCGGTCAGCAACGACTTTACCTTCGTCAAGGTCGACAACAAGCTGGTGCGCGTCACCTTCGCCGACGTGCGCTACGTGGAAGCCCTCGGCGACTACGTGCACATCATCACCGGCCAAAGCAAGCTCATCGTATACAGCACCATGAAGGGCGTGGAGGAGAAATTCCCCAGCAGCGTGTTCGTGCGGGTGCACCGCTCGTTCATCGTCAACGTCAAATACATCCAGGCCCTCGAAGACAACATGCTGACCGTGGAAGGCAAACAGATTCCGGTGGGCCAAACATACTTGCGCGACGTGATGCAGCGCCTCAACCGGTTTTAGTCGTTCGAACCCGCTTTTTCAACTGTTTTCTATTTCGGCATGCGCTTCTGCTTAACGTTCCGCCCCGGCAACCTGGCCGCTGCCGTTGCTTCGCTCCTCTTATTGCTGAGCTCCGCCGCCCGCGCCCAGCAGGCCGGCGACACCACCAGCGTGAGCTGCGGCCCGCCCCTGTCGCGCATGCTCTGCGTCGACCTCGACGGCCGCCCGTCCATCGACGAAGCCGCCGGCCCCTTCACCTACAAATGGCAGATGGGCGACGGCACCACCCTCACCGGCCCTACCATCACGCACTGCTATAAGGAGCGCAAAAACTACGTGGTGCAGCTCGACGTCATTGTGGACAAAACCGGCGAGGTGCGCACCGGCCAGAAATATATCCCCATCAACCTCGTGCAGCAGGACGTGGTCGATTTCACCGCCACCACCACCCGCGTGCGCGTGGGCCAGCCGGTTTCCTTCGCCTCGCCCGAAGCCCAGCTCCTTACCTGCCAGAACGTGCAGTTTGTGTGGGATTTTCGCGATGGCACCGTGCAGAAAGGCCGCACCGCCGAGCACGTATTCCGCCGCCCCGGCACCTACGCCGTGCGCTTCAGCATGCGCGGCTACGGCTCCCAGGCCTGCATCCAGAGCCACTGCGTTTCGCGCGAAATCGTGGTCGAGCCCTAGCAAGGAGCTGTTTCTACGATGACGAAGGAGCAGGCGGCCGGTGCATTTCCGGCGGCTTGCTCCTTCGTCTTTTTACAGCCCCAACTCGTTCGCCACCGGCGCCCCTTCGCGCAGCAGCTTTAGCACCAGTTCCCACAGGTGTTCGTAGGGAATAATTTCTACCTCGGCAAAGGCCTCGCCGGGCGGCGCGGTGTCCTGCAGCTGCTGAAACAGCACCTTGCCGCGTTCGGCTGCTTTGGCGGCGTCGAAGTTCTTTTCCACAATCAGCTGCAGCAGGCGCAAAAACAACCGGCTGCGCACCGTGGTGGGCTCGTATAGGTGCCGCTGCTGGTACTTGCGCAGGCGCTCCAGGCGCAGGAGCACGGCTTCTAGGTTGCGCTCGCGCAGGAAGTGCAGCAGCTGCAATACCAGAATGGCCACGTTGTGCCCCCGCTTGTCGCGGCTGTACTCGGGCAGTTGCAGCACCCACTGGGCCATCTGGCGCTGCCGGGCAATGGACGGGCGCGCCGGCGGCAGCACAAAGTCAATGTAGGCCCGGTACAAGTTCCAGCGCTGCAAAGCCGCCTCGCGCTGAATCAGATACGCCGGATTTTTGGTAATGATTTCCATCAGTTCCTGGGCCCGCTCGTATTGTTCGGCATGCAGCGCCAGCAGCACGTAGTGCTCCTGAAAATAAAACCAATTGTTCGACGACGGGTGGAAGTCGCGGTTGTATTCTTCGGCCAGCCGCAGGCCCTGCACCGGCTGCCGGCTGCGCAGGTAGGCGTAAATGCTCACGAAGTGGTTGAAGCGCAAGTCAAACCGCCGCTCGTTCAGCTTGCCTTCTTTCAGGCGCCGCGAAGCCGCCGCCGTCACCCGAATCATCTCCTGAAAATTGCCCTGCAGCTCTTCGTAGGCCAATCGCGCCCGGTACACCACATTATAGGTAGTGAAGCTGCGGGCCTTGCGGTGCAGGGCTTCGAGTTGGGCAATGCGCTCGGGCAGCACGGCCAGCACGGCCCGGCGCGCGGCCACGGTGCCGCTCAGGGCCAGCTGGGTGGCGGTGTAGAGCTGCTCGGCCTCGTCTTCCAGCGCCAGCACTTGCTGCACGTGCGTCAGCACCTTCACTGCCTTCTTATACGGAATGACGTCGCGCTTTTCGGCGTGCAGGTTGCGCAGCATGCGGGCGCACAGCACGGCATACTGCGTGAATTCGCCTTTTTCGGCCAGCGCCAAGCAGCGCTGCAATAGCCGCTCCGACAGCTTGTACTCGCGCTCAGCATACAAAATACTTACCTTGTGCAACATGTCCAGGCATTCGAGCTCGTAGCGGCGCGACACCAGGTGCCGGGGGTCGGAGTGGTCCAGAAAGTACAGTTGGTTGAGCAACTTGCTGCGCACCCGCGACTGCAGTTTGTGCAAGGCCCGCACGTTGGTGGGCGTGGCCTTGCCATACAAGGCCTTCACCACCTGTAGTTGGGTGGCATCGGGCGCCTCGGCCAGGGTCTTCACAAATTGATTCTCCTTGCTTGGCTGGCGGCTATTCAGGTCCAATACCGGCAAAGCGCTCAGGCTGCGCGATGTCACAATTCGCGCCAAATTCGCAATTTCATTCATCTAAAAACCGCCTATACGACGCAAAAACGCAATTTTCGACTTAAACACCCTTCTAAAACCGACGTCACAAAAAGGCAGATTCTTTCCTTTTTTCGCCGCAACCAACCGGCCACATTTGTATCGTGAATATTTACGTCTGCTTTTAAGCTCAGACGTCACAAATTGAGTGTTTTTTCTGAAAGCCCAATAAAAAAAAGGTTATTTAAAAAACAGAAAAGCCATGTCAATATATGTTTTCTTTTTTTAGTTAAGTTATTTATAGTTTGCATACAAGTCAATTTTAGGGCATAAATGTCCTTTTGCACGGCTTGGGCGCCCCCCAACTTTGTGGTGTTCAAATAGCTGACCCACTCCTAAAGCCATACATACCGTGCTGAATCTCCTCACCATCGCCCTGTTCCAAGTTGCCAGCTTCTGCTCGCCCGCTGCTCCTGCTACGGCTCCTGCCAATACCGCGAACGTAACCACTGCTGCGGCCCCCGGCGGCACCGGCGGCTGGGCCGGCGACATTGCTGCTCCCGGTGGTACCGGTGGTTGGGCCGGCGACATTGCCGCTCCCGGCGGCACGGGCGGCTGGGCCGGCGACTACACCTCGCTACTGGATGGCGGCACCGGCGGCTGGGCCGGCGACATCGCAGCTCCGGCTGACGGCGGCACCGGCGGCTGGGCCGGCGACATTGCTACTCCCGGTGGTACCGGCGGTTGGGCCGGCGACATTGCCGCTCCCGGCGGCACGGGCGGCTGGGCCGGCGACTACACGGGCAATTAATACCCCGCTTTTCGTGCCTATATTGCCTGCTCACTGTAGCATGGCTTCATAGTCAGAATGTACCGCGTGAGGCAAAATTTCTTGGCCGGAGCCCGCCTCTGTCTTGCAATTGCCTTGCTGCTACAGGGTTGCACGGCCAAGCGCCGTGCGGCTGGCCTCGTCAAAATCCGCTGGGCGCACGACCCTGAAAACCTTGACCCCATGGCCTTGGCGAATCAGCCCGCCATCGACGCCATCAACTTATTAAACTGCAGCCTGCTGCAGGCCGATTTTGCCACGAATCGGTTTGCGCCGGCCCTGGCCGAGGCCCTGCCCACGGTGCAGCTCCTCGGCGATTCGCTCATGCGGCTGCAATACACCCTCCGGCCCGAGGCCGCCTGGGACAACGGCCGCCCGGTGCTGGCCACCGACGTGGCCTTCACGTTAAAGCTGATGTTTTGCCCGGGGCTGCCCAACGAACGGGCCCGCAGCGACTACAGCTTTATTCGGGAAGTCCTGATTGACCCCAAAAACCCGCGGCGGTTCAGCTTGGTCTGCACCAGCCAGTCGGTAGAATACGTGCAGGCTTCGGGCGATTTTTTTGTATTGCCCGAAGCCGCCCTCGACCCCAAAAGCGAACTGCGTGCTTTTTCGCTGGCTGAGTTGCAACGCCGCCCGGCCAGCGACAAAGCGCCCCCGGCGGTGCTCCAAGCCCTGGCCCGGCGCTACGCCGCCGCCACGCCGGGCCAAACGCCTGCCCGCCTGCCCGGCTGCGGCCCCTACCAGCTGGTGAAATGGGAAAAGGACCGGTCCCTCCGCTTCCGGCGCAAGCCCGGTTGGTGGGCCGACCGGGTGCGCCCCCGGCCTTTTGTGCTGGAGGCCCGCCCGGCGCAACTCGAATACGCCATCATTCCGGACGCAGCCACGGCCTCGCTGGCCTTGCAGCGCGGCGACATTGACGTGTTTCCGCAAATGCCCACCCGCGAATTTATTCGCCTGCGCCAGGCGCCAACCGCGCGCGCGGCCCTGAATTTTTACACTACGGCTTCCCACGACGTTGTTATCGCAGGCTTCAACACCCGTCAGCCTCCCCTCTCTGATGCGCTGACGCGCCAAGCCCTGGGGCGCTGCTTCGATGCGGCGGGCATTTTGCAGGGCAGCGAGTTGGGCGAAGGCCGGCGCACGGTAGGCCTCATCAGCCCCGCCGACCGCCGCAACTACAACGACAGCTTGGCCCCGGTGCCTTTCGACCCGGCTGGGGCCGTGGCGCTGCTGCGTCGGGCGGGCTGGCGGCGCGGAGCCACCGCGGAGGCCGGCTGGCAGCGCAACAGCGCGCACGGCCCCCAGCTATTGCGCCTGACGATGCGCTACCGAACCGATGAGCCGCTCTTCGCCACGATGGCGCTGCAGTTTCAGGCGGCAGCGGCCGGCATTGGGGTACCCGTTCGCTTACTGCCTACGGAGTCGGGCAATTTCAGCGAAGCGCTGCACAACGGCGAGTTTGATGTGTACGTGCGGGCCCTGCGCGGCAATCCGTTCATGTTCAACTTCACGTCCTTCCTGCATTCACAAGCGGTGGGCGCGGGCAATACGACTGGTTTCGGCACCCCGGAAAGCGACCGGCTGATTGAGGCCATTGCGGCGGCCAGCACCGTGCCGCACCGTGCGCAGCTGCTGCGGCGCTTCCAGACCTTGCTGCAGCGCGAGATGCCCTTAGTGCCCCTTTTCTTCCGGTCGAACCACGTGGCGGCGCAAAAACGACTCACGCACCTGTACCCGACCAGCCTCAAGCCCGGCTTTGCGGCCATGGCCATTGACGAAGCGCCCCCTTCCACGTCGCCTTAATCCAACTCATGGCCCGGCTACTTTTCTGGCGACTGCTACGGATGGTCTTAGCCGTGTGGGCGTTGGCCTCGGGGGTGTTTCTACTGAGCCACCTCGAAGGCGGCACGGCCGTCGCATTGGCGCAGCCCGACCCCGCCGAGGTGCGCACGAGAGGCGCGGCTTCCACTCCCACCGAGCGCGCGGCCCTCGAGCAAGCTGCCCGGCACCGGCTGGGGCTCGATATTCCACTTTTTTACGTTGGTACACAGGCCCCGGCTTCGGCCACCGCAAGCCAGTGGCACTGGAACGGCGTGCCCAACCAATACCATCGGTGGGTTAGTGCCCTGGTGCGCGGCCAGCTGGGCACCTCTTTTCGCACGGGCGAAAGCGTGCGCGGGCGCTTGCAGCAGGCGTTGCGCTTCACGCTGCCCCTCACCGGCACCGCCGCGGCTCTGGCCGTGCTGCTGACACTATTTCTGGCTCCGCGCCTGGCCGCCCGGCCGGGCTGGCACCGGCCGGTGCGGGGCGCGCTTGTTGCGTTGCAGTCGCTGCCCCTTTTTGTCGTCGCGCTGGGTCTGCTGCTGCTCTTCGCCAACCCGGAAGCCCTGGCTTGGTTTCCCAGCTACGGCCTCGACCCCGCCACTGACGCGGACACGGAAGCCGGCAGCCAATTCCTAAACTATTTGTGGCACATGACACTGCCTGCAACAACCTTGGTAATTAGCGCTCTGCCCGAGCTCACGCTGCAGCTCACCGCTGCCTTGGAGCAGGAGTTGGGCGCCGACTATGCCACCACGGCCCGAGCCAAAGGCCTGGCCGCACGGGCCGTCATCCGGCACCACGCCATGCGCAACGCCATCCTGCCCTCGCTGGCCCAGCTGGCCGAGTTGCTGCCGGCCCTAGCGGCGGGCGCCGTGGTGGTGGAAGTGGCCTTTGCCCTGCCCGGCATGGGGCGCCTGCTGGCCGAAGCGGCCGCCGCCCGCGACTTTCCCGTGTTGGTGGGCGGGGTGTTGCTCATTGGCGCCGCGCGGCTGCTGGCGCTGCTCATCACCGACCTTCTCGCCTTTTGGGCCGACCCTCGAATTCGTTGGCAGCATTAGTCCCTCCGTTTGCATTTCGGCCGCCTAAGTGGGCGGTGGCTTGGCTGGCCCTGCTGGTGCTGGTAGCCGTGGCCGCGCCCGCGCTGCCCCTGCCCTACCCTCCCCACACCCTCGACCTGGCCCACATTGCCCAGGCGCCGCTGGGCCCCGGCCGCCACTGGCTCGGCACCGACGGCCAGGGACGCGACGTGCTGAGCCTGCTGGTATTTGGCACGCGCACAGCAGTGCTGCTCACACTGCCAGCCGCGCTGCTAGCGGCCATCATTGGGGCATTGCTGGGCGGGGCCGCAGGCTTTTGGGGCAATCGAGCCCACGTTGGCTTGGCGTATTGGGCCCTGGCAGTTGGTGGGGTGTGGTGGGCGTTGCGGCTCCCCGCGCCTTGGCTGGGGCTGGCAGTGGGGGCAGCCGGCTTAGCGAGCGCCGTGGTGGGCGGTCCCTGGCGGCTCACGTGGCGCCTGCCGCTCGATGCGCTGGTTATGGGGGGAGCCGCTGCGCTCGATACCGTTCCCCGCCTGGTACTGGTGGTGGCATTGGCGGCCAGCGTTGGCAGTATTTCGGCTAGCGGCTTGCTCGCATTGCTTGCGCTTACCTCGTGGCCGACCTCGGCGCGCTTGGTGCGGGCGCAGATGCAGCGCATCCGGACTTTGCCATTCGTAGAAGCCGCTCAAGCGGCTGGCATGTCAACGGGGCATATTTGGCTGAAGCATGCTATCCCCCATGCTATCAAGCCTTTGCAGACCCTGTTTCCACTTAGCCTAGCGAGGCTATTAGGGCTGGAAAGCACGTTGTCTTTTTTAGGCATTGGCTTGCCGCCAGAGGTTGCCAGTTGGGGCCGGCTGCTGGCGTCTTATCGACAAGAACCCACCGCATGGTGGCTTTTCTTATTTCCATCTATCATGTTGACAATTAGCATACTAAGTTTATATCAGTTAACTAAAATGCGAAAATAACAATGGTCCAGAATCGACAATTACTGCGTAAAACCAGGTGATGAATCGATGCATAAATAGAGGCAAAGACTCATGTTTCAGATGTCACAAACCGGCCTTTTTTTCGAGTCAGTTTATGCTCAAGCAACGAGTGAACATCTGAATGCAACTAATTTAAAAACAGAGTTATAAATCACATATCATAAAAGCGGCCGTTTGCGTTTATTTAATTATTACATCAATTAACATAATTAAACTAGTATGATTTACTTTTTGCAGATGTCTAATCAGTGAGCGTTATGTCCTTTTTCGGGGTAAAATGAAGCTGTAACATTGTATTGCTTTTGGGCCGATTAATTAAACCCAAAGCAAATGTTCCCTTCGCTTTTCTACCCTTCTCAGCATGTACCTTCTCATTTACCCCTCCTTAAGTGCTCCACGCCGCCCCAAAGCGGCTGCTCGGCCTGCCGGCTCCGTTTCGGTGGGTGTCGATTTTGTTACGCCCGACGGCATGGTTGTGCCCCGTGCCTTGGGCGAAGCCGCCTTGCTGGGCCGCACGGCGGTGCTGGTGGGTGGCCTGCTGGTAGGGGTATGGCCGCAATCCTGATTCTTCCTTTCCGCTTTAGCCGATAGCAGCACATCCAGTTTACTACCAGCCACTTATTCCAGCTTTCGCATTTGGTATAATATTCTACCCATCCCTAATATCCTTAATCTACCGCTCGCAGGCTACCCCCGCCGAGCTTTAACCCGCCGTCTACCCCGGCGGGTTTTTTTTGCCCTATTCACACTGTCGACTCACGATGTTGATGCCTTCGGCGAAGGAATGGGGCGCGTAGCCTAAGTCGCGGCGGGCCTTATCGATGCGGAAGCCGGTGCGGGCCGGGCGGCGGGCCGGCTGCGAAAACGTGCTGGCATCGACGCGCTCAATCAGTGCTTTGTCGAGGCCGAAGAAATCGGCCACTTGCAAGGCCATGGCGTGGGGCGTGAGCAGGTCGTCGC
Proteins encoded in this region:
- a CDS encoding hybrid sensor histidine kinase/response regulator, whose product is MKLILRFIYRRRLGLLLLMLLGSVLLLTRPAQAQRAFLQQFGPAEGLQPNFIYALLQDRQGYLWLGTGEGLVRYDGTRFVTFTKKDGLAEDFVVSLREEPATGRLWVGHYEGGISVKKDAASAFTPAKLSAVPAALHLRADGPAPVDTAAIGRYLRRYHITLSEGTEPLCLLADREGNTWLGTAGQGLWRHSDLHLRLEAQPAFPNGQAPALATVPQNRHSEAWGTFSGNRFFQLRPGAGPLLMGNGLVLPLPGAPVKTLLPRPARLGGFWLGTSTGLYTVATPGQRAEPVPGLSGNSSFEVTALAFAPGSGLWVGTADGLYLVPTDATKPLRHFTTAEGLLHNTITALLADRTGRVWVGTHGTGLASFEPGRNAFDYARLTKKGLDVSSFAEDADGRLWVGTEGQGLFCRRPTGQWEQFTGGRLPSDYIYGLLPLPGSTPRLLLVHRQGLTVLHARTQQFSPLAAPDNPLVRDCLGPSALAHRPGGPAGAWLSTRAGLLRLDLTAGLRQLTPPPPGMALLGAEVDGEARPMQALGQLSATRHRVAFAFEGISLSAGEPLQYQFRLRGLSDEWSRPSRVGEAQFPGLDAGRYELQARVRRGSTGPWSRVVTSSFGIATPFWRTWWFATLALLSLGGVVFGLVRFRERTLRRTQYVLERTVRERTAELRQQKAQIEDINADLVVARDAAEASRRAKAQFLANMSHEIRTPMNAVIGLTNLLQATRPTQEQAEYLTAIESSSQNLLVIINDILDSSKMEAGKLSLEQVPFRLPEAVRRLGAMFKFATESKGLALHINVADDVPAAVVGDPVRLNQILVNLVGNAIKFTRQGGVTVTAEVVPQTHQSADLPTHQLIRFAVRDTGIGIPQDKLGAIFEDFSQANTSTTREFGGTGLGLSIARNLVQLHGGQLGVTSEEGQGSEFFFELPYEVADASAAQPDAHAGLLTPFEPGLRVLVAEDNALNQLVARKTLEAWNVQVVIAENGRLAVEAASAAPTPFDAVLMDVQMPEMDGYEAARRLRALFPDASQFPIIGLTASVLPEDRVLALAAGMNDTLAKPFEPAVLYARLAHFTGRSQEQATASGQAGMGVGGQEGARTDPFETTPALLPSYPPTLRIKPDWHLLEELAGGNEGFLRQIVGTFLAEAPALEALLATNCLDNPTALAGTAHKLKGQVAYFGVPVLHTQLDELERAAKHPAHPYCEPLVESIRQQLAELYPQLEARASA
- a CDS encoding LytR/AlgR family response regulator transcription factor codes for the protein MSASVLSCLVVDDDPMSVQVVLNCINNTPFLTAVGSYTNPVEAAEALRTQPVDLLFLDVEMPLMSGIELLRTLQHPPLVVLITSSKDYAVQAFEHAVVDYLVKPVSYARFLQASQKALEMTERQGSAGAENIEAAVSNDFTFVKVDNKLVRVTFADVRYVEALGDYVHIITGQSKLIVYSTMKGVEEKFPSSVFVRVHRSFIVNVKYIQALEDNMLTVEGKQIPVGQTYLRDVMQRLNRF
- a CDS encoding PKD domain-containing protein, yielding MRFCLTFRPGNLAAAVASLLLLLSSAARAQQAGDTTSVSCGPPLSRMLCVDLDGRPSIDEAAGPFTYKWQMGDGTTLTGPTITHCYKERKNYVVQLDVIVDKTGEVRTGQKYIPINLVQQDVVDFTATTTRVRVGQPVSFASPEAQLLTCQNVQFVWDFRDGTVQKGRTAEHVFRRPGTYAVRFSMRGYGSQACIQSHCVSREIVVEP
- a CDS encoding ABC transporter substrate-binding protein; protein product: MALANQPAIDAINLLNCSLLQADFATNRFAPALAEALPTVQLLGDSLMRLQYTLRPEAAWDNGRPVLATDVAFTLKLMFCPGLPNERARSDYSFIREVLIDPKNPRRFSLVCTSQSVEYVQASGDFFVLPEAALDPKSELRAFSLAELQRRPASDKAPPAVLQALARRYAAATPGQTPARLPGCGPYQLVKWEKDRSLRFRRKPGWWADRVRPRPFVLEARPAQLEYAIIPDAATASLALQRGDIDVFPQMPTREFIRLRQAPTARAALNFYTTASHDVVIAGFNTRQPPLSDALTRQALGRCFDAAGILQGSELGEGRRTVGLISPADRRNYNDSLAPVPFDPAGAVALLRRAGWRRGATAEAGWQRNSAHGPQLLRLTMRYRTDEPLFATMALQFQAAAAGIGVPVRLLPTESGNFSEALHNGEFDVYVRALRGNPFMFNFTSFLHSQAVGAGNTTGFGTPESDRLIEAIAAASTVPHRAQLLRRFQTLLQREMPLVPLFFRSNHVAAQKRLTHLYPTSLKPGFAAMAIDEAPPSTSP
- a CDS encoding ABC transporter permease, with product MARLLFWRLLRMVLAVWALASGVFLLSHLEGGTAVALAQPDPAEVRTRGAASTPTERAALEQAARHRLGLDIPLFYVGTQAPASATASQWHWNGVPNQYHRWVSALVRGQLGTSFRTGESVRGRLQQALRFTLPLTGTAAALAVLLTLFLAPRLAARPGWHRPVRGALVALQSLPLFVVALGLLLLFANPEALAWFPSYGLDPATDADTEAGSQFLNYLWHMTLPATTLVISALPELTLQLTAALEQELGADYATTARAKGLAARAVIRHHAMRNAILPSLAQLAELLPALAAGAVVVEVAFALPGMGRLLAEAAAARDFPVLVGGVLLIGAARLLALLITDLLAFWADPRIRWQH
- a CDS encoding ABC transporter permease, coding for MAWLALLVLVAVAAPALPLPYPPHTLDLAHIAQAPLGPGRHWLGTDGQGRDVLSLLVFGTRTAVLLTLPAALLAAIIGALLGGAAGFWGNRAHVGLAYWALAVGGVWWALRLPAPWLGLAVGAAGLASAVVGGPWRLTWRLPLDALVMGGAAALDTVPRLVLVVALAASVGSISASGLLALLALTSWPTSARLVRAQMQRIRTLPFVEAAQAAGMSTGHIWLKHAIPHAIKPLQTLFPLSLARLLGLESTLSFLGIGLPPEVASWGRLLASYRQEPTAWWLFLFPSIMLTISILSLYQLTKMRK